Below is a genomic region from Streptomyces sp. NBC_00461.
GCACCTCACCGAGGCGCCGCCGCTTCACGCTTGGCTCACACCGACCGCTGGTACGACCTGAACGTCCGGATCGACAGCCACACCGCCGCCACCGCCAGCACCACCAGCGCCCCGCCGCGGCTGAGCACGTCACCCCAGTCGGGGTGCTCGGACAGCGCCGAACGGCCCGCGACCATCGCCCAGTTGAGCGGGTTGAAGTCGGCGATGTGCCGCATCCAGGAGGGCATCTGGGACGGCGCCATGAAGGCGGAGGACAGGAAGGTCAGCGGCAGCAGCAGGAAGGTGTTGATGCCGATGATCGACTCCCGCTCCTGCACCAGCATGCCCAGCGCGTTGGACAGCGCCCCGAAGACCGTGCCGAGCAGCACGGCGGCCAGGACCAGGATCGCGATGCCGCCGATGCCACCCGGGTAGTCGGCGCCGCCCGCCAGCGCGAGCAGCACGATGACGACCGACTGGAAGGCGGTGATCAGGCCGTTGTTGACGACGTTGCCGTTCATCAGCGCGGCCCGGCTGACCGGGGTGGTCAGGAAGCGGTTGAGCGTGCCCCGCTGGATCTCCTCCAACGTGCCCATGCCGGCCCACATGTTGGAGCTGAGCGCACTCATCACTACGACGCCCGGGACCAGGTAGTCGAGGTACGTGGTCGTCCCGAAGCCGCCCAGCTCCACGACCTTCTTGAAGAGGTTGCCGAACAGGAACAGCCAGATCACCGGCTGGATCAGGGTGATGATCGCGTAGGCGGGCTGCCGGGTGAACACCATGAGTTGACGCTGCGTCATGTACCAGGTCTGGGAGACGGCCGTGCTCATCGCGCACCTCCGGCGAGGACGAGGTTCTCGGTGCCGGCTTCGGTGTCGGCCTCGGAGTAACGGCGGCCCGCATAGCGGAGGTAGACGTCGTCGAGGGAGGGCCGGGCCACGGTCGCGGCGGCCACGGCGACCCCGGCCCGCTCCAGCGCCCCGAGCAGCGCGGGTACGGCGGCTGCCCCGTCGTCGGCGCGGACGCTGACGCGGCGCCCGTCGACCAGCACCTCGTGCATGCCGGGCAGGGCATCGAGGGCGCCCATGAGCAGGGTGCGGCCGCCCTCGCCGACCGCCTCCCGCAGCTCCAGGTGCACGGCGTCGCCGCGGAGTTCACCCTTGAGCGCGTCCGGTGTGCCCTGGACGACCACCCGGCCGCGGTCGACGATGGCGATGCGCTCGGCGAGCCGGTCGGCCTCTTCGAGGTAGTGGGTGGTAAGCAGGATCGTCAGCCCCTCCTCCCCCGCCAGCCGGTCGATCTCGTCCCACATCGCGGTGCGCGCCTCGGGGTCCAGCCCGGTGGTGGGTTCGTCGAGGAAGAGCACCTCGGGCCGGTGCACCAGGCCGAGGGCGACGTCGAGACGGCGTCGCATCCCGCCGGAGTAGCCCTTCACCTGCCGGCCCGCGGCGTCGGCGAGGCTGAAGCGGTCGAGCAGCTCGGTCACACGGGTGTTGAGCGCGGCGCCCTTCAACCCGTAGAGCCTGCCCTGCAGTTGGAGGTTCTCGCGGCCCGTGGCGACAGGGTCGGCGCCGGAGCTCTGGGCGACCACGCCGATCGCGCGGCGCACCCGGCCGGGGTGGCGCAGCACGTCGTGTCCGGCGACGGTCGCCGAGCCCGAGTCGGGGCGGGCCAGAGTGGTGAGGATCTTGACGGTGGTGGACTTGCCGGCGCCATTGGGCCCGAGGAGCCCGAAGACGGTGCCGGGTTCGACGGTGACGTCCATGCCGCACAGGGCGGTGACATCACCGGAGTAGGTCTTGATCAGCTGGCGCGCCTCCACTGCGGGCGCACGGGTAGTACTCATGACGACTGCTCTCCTGATGAGCGGATGACAGCTGATCCGTCCGTGCAAGGAGCGCCGGGCTATCCTGGGTGTGCCGCACCTCGATCGCCTGGACTGCCTCACGGCGGATTCAGCTCGGGGTTCGAGACCCTGGCAGGGCTGCTGCAACAGCCCGGCCGGGGTCTTTTTCTTCTATCTGAACTCGGGTGGCAGCTCCCCGGTCTCGTGGAACCGCCGCCACCCCTCGACGCCGGGCAGCGAGCCCTTCCTGATCTCCTCCAGGAAGCCACGGACCCATTCCGCCTGCGCCTCGATCATGTGCAACTGGTACTCGGTCTCGATCAGGAAGAGCCTCGGCAGCGTCTCGTAGAGCTTCGCCAGCGCTCCACGTGCGCTCGCCGCCTGCACCTCCAGGGAGTTCAGCCGCTCCTCCAGCAGCCGCACCACCTCGTCGGGGGGCAGTGCGCCCACCAGGGAGAGGGCGGTCTCGAAGATCGGGTACTCCTTCGCGGGGACGGCCACCAGGTCCGACAACCACTCGGTCATCTCCTCGCGGCCGGCCTCGGTGAGCCCGTACACCGTGCGCTCGGGCCGGTTGCCCTGCCGCTCCACGTCGGTGACCTCGACGAATCCATGCTTTTCGAGGCTCTGGACGACCGTGTAGAGCGAGCCGTAGTTGATCTTCGTGCTGGTGTCCTTGCCCTGACGGCGCAGCGTCTGGGCGATCTCGTACGGATGCATCGGCTTCTGCCAGAGAGTCACCAGCACGGCGAGCGCCAGGGGGTTGCTGAGCTTGCGGCGCTTCATCACCATGGCCGGCACCTCACTCTCGTACCTCGCTACCGAATATCCGTGCACGAACATATCGCGAGCGTGCGCAGGCGTCAATACACACGATGTATCGCGATTGAGCGAGGGTGCAAGGACGTGAGGACTTGGGCCCGTCGCGGATACGCCTGCGTGACGCGCACGAAACAGGCCGCCCCTAATTTCTGTCGCCCGACAGGAATTCCGCGCCACACTCCGCTCCCGCGCCGAAGGCAGGTGCCGCCGTGACGACAACAGCCCCCTCCGACGTACGCCCCGATCCGCCCCACTCCCCCGACGACCACTCCCTCGCCGAGTTCGGCTACCGCCAGGAACTGCACCGCAGCCTGGGCCGGTACGCCTCCTTCGCGGCCGGGTTCTCCTTCATCTCGGTCCTGACGACCGTCTTCCAGTTCTTCGCCTTCGGGTACGCGTTCGGCGGCCCCGTCTTCTTCTGGGCCTGGCCGGCGGTGCTGGTCGGGCAACTGCTGGTGGCCGCGTGCTTCGCGGAACTGGCCGCCCGCTATCCGATCTCGGGCGCGATCTACCAGTGGTCCTCGCGCCTTTCGAACCCCACCTTCGGCTGGTTCGCCGGCTGGATCATGGTGATCGGGCAGATCGTGGTGGTCGCGGCGGCGGCGCTGGCGCTGCAGATGGTGCTGCCGGCCATCTGGTCCGGCTTCCAACTGGTGGGCACCGACTCCGCGCCGACGTCGGCGGACGGCGCGGCGAACGCGGCGGTCCTGGGCGTGATCCTGCTGGTGCTCACCACGCTGGTGAACATCATGGACAACCGCGTGCTGTCCGTGATCAACCGCGTCGGCGTCACCGCGGAGATCATCGGCGCCGTCCTGATCGTCGTCCTCCTGCTCACCCACTCCAAGCGCTCTCCCGGCATCACCTTCCACACCGAAGGGGCGGCGGGGTCCGGCCTGTTGGGGGCGCTGCTCGTCGGCTCGTTCACGGCGGCGTACGTGATGATCGGCTTCGACAGCGCGGGCGAGATGAGCGAGGAGACGCGCGATCCGCGGCGGACGGCGCCCCGCACGATCCTCACCGCGCTCGGCGCCGCCGGCCTGCTCGGCGGCCTGGTCATCCTCGGCGGGCTGCTCGCGGCGCCCAGCCTGACCGACGGCCACCTGGGCGTCGACGGCCTCAGCTACGTCCTGACCAGCAGCCTGGGTGACGGGGTCGGCAGGGTGCTGCTGGCCGACGTGGTGGTGGCGATCGCGGTGGCGACCCTCGCGATCCAGACGGCGGCCAGCCGGATGCTGTTCTCCATGGCCCGCGACGGCGGGCTCCCGTTCTCCGGGCGCCTGGCGCACGTCAACCCGCGCACCGGCATGCCCAGCGCCCCCGCTCTGGTCGTCGGCGTCCTCTCGGCGGCCCTCCTGCTGCTCAACTTCGCCTCGCCGGACGCCTTCCTGGCCATCGGCACCACCTGCATCGTGATGCTGTACCTGGCCTACGCGATGGTCACCGGCCCGCTCCTGATCCGGCGCCTGCGCGGCGAGTTCGCCGCCGGCGGCACCGACGAGAAGGGCGCGAAGCTCTTCTCCCTCGGCCGCTGGGGCATCCCCGTCAACGCCCTCGGACTCCTCTACGGCCTCCTCATGACCGTCAACCTGGCCTGGCCACGGGCGGCGGTGTACGACCCGACGGGCGGGCACTGGTACTTCCAGTGGTTCACGGTGCTGTTCCTCGCCGTCACGCTGCTGGCCGGCGGTGCCTACCGGGCGTGCCGGAAGCGGACCACCGCCCGAAGTGCCGTACCGGAGACGGCCGTCACGGAGGCCGCGGCGTAGGTCAGTCGCCTTGTAGGCGCGCGTGCAGGTGCATGTCGTGCCAGCCGTCCGGGTGGAGGAGGGCGCTGCGCTTGGTGCCCTCCAGGACGAAGCCCGCCTTGGCGGCGACCCGGCAGGAGGCCCGGTTGGCGGTGGCGTGCATCAGTTCCAGGCGGTGGAAGCCGATCCCCTCGAAGGCCCAGCGGGACAGGGCGGTCGTCGCGCGGGCGGCTGTGCCCTGGCCGCGGGCCGCCGCCGTGGTCCAGTACGCGACCTCGGCCACGCCGTCGCCGAGCGCGATCTCGCGCAGCGCCACCCGCCCCAGCAACCGGTCGCCGTCCGCGTCGGTGACGGCCCACTGCGCGGTCCGCTCGCCCTCCCACGCCTTCCGCCACTCCTCGATCCAGCCGGCGGCCTCCGCCTCGGAGTCGCTGCGCCGGATGTGCCACTGGTGCATGAGCGGGTCCTGGAAAGCCTCGTGGACGGCGGGCGCGTCCTCGGCCCGCCAGGGGCGCAGCAGCAGTCCGTCGCCGGTGGGGAGCAGGGGCTGCGGGATACGGGAGAGGGTTCCGGCGGGCAGGACGGGGCTGGTGACGTAGGGCATGACCGGCATCCTGCCCGTGGGCGGTGGCCGGTCCAACGGCTTTTCCGGGCGCCGTAGGCTTGATCGTGATGAGTCGCAAGCCACGGATCCCGCCCGCCCCGCTGCCCCAACGGCAGGGGGTCGACCCCGTGCGGGTGCGGCTGCCCGTCGAGGGGCCGTGGGCCACCGTTCGCGAGCACCTCGTCGAGCGGCTCAGCGGGGCGGGCGCCGGAGTCGTCGACGGGATGCTCGACGCGGGGAAGATCGTCGGCGCCGACGGGCGGGCCGTCGCGCCGGACGCCGCCTACGAACCCGGCATGTTCGTGTGGTTCCACCGCGAGCTGCCCGCCGAGACGCCGGTGCCGTTCCCGCTGGAGGTGGTGTACCGCGACGAGCACATCGTCGTCGTCGACAAGCCGCACTTCCTGGCCACCACCCCGCGCGGCAGCCATGTCACCGAGACCGCGCTCGCGCGTCTGCGGCGGGAGCTGGGCCTGCCCGCGCTGGGCGCCGCGCACCGGCTGGACCGGCTCACGGCCGGGCTCGTGCTGTTCACGGTGCGGCCCGAGGAGCGCGGCGCGTACCAGTCGCTGTTCCGCGACCGGCGGGTGAGCAAGGAGTACGAGGCGATCGCCCCGTACGATCCCGGGCTCGTCCTGCCCCGGACCGTGCGCAGCCGCATCGTGAAGGAGCGTGGTGTGCTCGCCGCGTACGAGGTGGCGGGCGAGCCGAACGCCGTCAGCGGCATCGAGATGGTCGGGCACCGCGGCGACGGCCTGGGGCGGTATCGGCTGCTGCCCAGCACCGGGCAGACCCACCAGCTCCGCGTCCACATGAACGCGCTCGGCACGCCTGTTCTCGGCGATCCGCTCTACCCGGTGGTGGCCGACCCCGTGCCGGCCGGCGACTTCCGGCGTCCGCTCCAACTGCTGGCGCGGGCACTGGAGTTCACCGATCCGGTCACGGGGGTGGAGCACCGCTTCCTGAGCACGCGAGCGCTCCTGGCCTGGTCCTCCTACGGCGACTGGGCCGGTCAGTAACCGCGCCACCAGAGCAGGAAGCGGCGCCAGGCGCCCTTGGGGCGGGCCGGTTCCACGGGCGCCGGAGCCGGCTGCTGGGACGGTGCGGCCGGCTGGGGCGCCGCGGCGGCAGCGGCGGGCGGCTCGGGCTGCGCGGAGCCGACCTGCCAGTTGCCGCGCTGCGGCGGGACGGGGGCGTGGCCCGGCTTGGCCTTCACGTCCTGCTCCGGCTTCGGCTCGAAGCGGACCGGAAGCTCCACCAGATGCCGTGAGGAGATCGACTGCCGCCAATCCAACTCGTCCTCGTCGCAGTCGAGTTGGACATCGGGCAGCCGCATGAGCAGCGCGTCGACACCGGTGTCGGCGATGGCACGGCCGATGTCCTGACCGGGGCACTCGTGCGGACCGCCGCCGAAGGCGAGGTGCGAGCGGTTGCCCTGCATGTTCGCGGCGAGGTCGGGACGGATCCGCGGGTCGACGTTGCCCGGCGCGATCCCGAGCAGCAGCCCGTCGCCCCTGCGGACGTGCTGGCCGCCCAACTCCGTGTCCTGCTTGGCGAAGTAGGCGAAGACCGAGCTGAAGGGCGGTTCGTCCCACAGGGACTGCTCGACCGCTTCCGGCACCGTCATCTGGCCGCCGTTGAGCTGGGCCCTGAAGCGCGGGTCGGTGAGGATCATGCGCAGTACGTTGGACAGGAGGTTGACCGTGGCCTCGTAGGCGGCGAAGAGCACGAGGCGCAGATGCTCGCGGACCTCGTCGTCGGTCAGCCTCGCCGGGTGGGCGATGAGGTGGCTGGTGAAGTCCTCCTCGGGCCGGGCGCGCCGCTTGGCGGTGAGCCGGCTCAGCGCGTCCATCACGTAGGTGTGGCTGGCGATCGCGGTCTCGGTGCCCTTGAGCGCGTCACGGGCCGCCTGCACGAGCCGGTCGTTGTACTCGTCGGGCATGCCGAGGATCTCGCACATCACGCCCATCGGCAGGTGCTCGGCGAACTGTCCGACCAGGTCGGCCGACCCCTCCTTGCAGAAGCGGTTGACGAGGCGCTGGGTGTGGCGGTTGATGTGACGGCGGACGCCGCGGTGGTCGATGGTCGACATGGCGCCGGTGACCGCGGCCCGCAGGCGCAGGTGTTCGTCGCCCTCGGCGTGGGAGCAGATCGGCTGCCAGGCGATGTGCGGCATCAGCGGGTGGTCGGGCTTGACCGTGCCCTCGCCCAGCGGGTTCCAGATGCGGCTGTCCCGGCAGAACTGCGAGGGCGAGCGCACCATGTGCAGGTTCTCGGTGTGGCCGAGCACGACCCACATGGGCACGTCGTCGTGGAGCAGCACGGGCGCCACCGGGCCGTGCTCCTCGCGGAGTTGCTCGTACAGGGAGGCCAGGTCCTCCGCCTCGGGACCGTAGAGCCGGTGCAGCCCGCCGGGGCCACGGCCGTGGGCCGGGCAGCCGGGCGGCGGGACGAGCGTGGGGTCCATGCCGGTCAGGGATTGGTGTTCAGGCGTCACGGTGGTCGCTCCGAAGTGGATCCGGTGTCTGGGGAGTTGGACGAATGCGGGTGCCGGGTGCGGGTGCCAGTGCCCCGGCGGGCGACGTTTACCCGTAAAGGAGTGGCGTCCGGCGCATGCTCTGGGGGTCCCCCCGGCCGGAGGCTGGGGGCGCAGGCGCCCTCGTACTGGAGTACTTGGGTCTGTGCCCGGTGCGGCGAGTGGGGGCACCTCCCACGCCCTCAAGGCGGTCGGGGAGCGTGCCGGGCGTCGCGACGGGGCGAACGTTGCCTGTCGGGGCACTAGGGGCCTCAGGTGAGCGCGCCGGTCAGGGCGAGCGAGTGCAGGAAGCGCATCAGGGTCATCAGGACGTCCCGGCTGGAGGCCCGGCGGCGTGCGTCGCACTCGATGATCGGGATCTCGTCCGCCAGATCGAGCGCGCTGCGGAGGTCGTCGATGGGGTAACGCGGCCCGTCCGGGAAGGAGTTGACGGCGACCACGAAGGGCACGCCGCGCTCCTCCAGCCGCCCTATGACGTCGAAGCTGACTTCGAGCCGACGGGTGTCGATCAGGACCACGGCCCCGAGCGCGCCCTCGAACAGCCCGTTCCACAGGAACCAGAAGCGTTCCTGGCCGGGCGTGCCGAAGAGATAGAGCACCAGCTGTTCGGTGATGCTGATGCGGCCGAAGTCCATGGCCACGGTGGTGGCCGTCTTGGTGTCGGAGCCGTAGTTGTCGTCGACGCCGACGCCGGCCTGCGTCATGGTCTCCTCGGTGGTCAGCGGCCTGATCTCGCTGACCGAGCCGACCATCGTCGTCTTGCCGACTCCGAAGCCGCCCACGATCACGATCTTCACCGCGGCCTGCGCCGAGTGCGGCAGATGATCTTCCGAACGTGGTCCGGGGATGGTGTCAGAGCCTTTGAAGTCCATGCATCACCGCTTCGAGGAGGGAACGGTCGGGGAGCGCCTGACGGACGATCGGGGCGCGCGCCTGTACCAGTTCTGCCGTCAGCATCTCGGTGAGCAGCACGGTCACCACGCTGAACGGCAGGCTCAGATAGGCCGAGAGTTCGGCCACCGAGAGGGGTGCCGTGCAGAGCCGGAGCATCGCCGTCTGCTCCGGAGTGGCCGAGGGCGGAGGGTCGGCGCGCGCCACGATTAACGTGACGAGGTCGATGTCGGCGCGCTCCCCGTCGGGCCCGGCGACGACATAGAGCCGCTCCGGGGCCTTGCCCTCTTTGGCCGGCAGTGGGGGTGGTGGTGTTTCTTCCTTGGGATGTCGCCGCCGGCGTTGCGGAGGAGTCATACGGTCTGCCCGTTGCGCCGGGGCGGGCTGGTGAGATGGGCCCCGATGCGCACGACGAGGTCGCGCATGCGGTTGCTCATCAGTCCGGGTTCGGCGACCACGTCGGAGAGCACCGCGAGGTAGGCGTTGGCTCCCGCGGCCATCAGATAGAAGTAGCCGCCGTTGATCTCGATGATGACCAGCTTCATCCGGCCGTCGCTGCCCGGGATCTCGTGGGCGACGGCGCCCGCGAGGCTCTGCAGTCCCGCGCAGGCCGCGGCGACACGGTCGGCGGCGTCCGGATCGCCCCCGTAGCGAGCGATGCGCAGGCCGTCGGCGGAGAGCACCACGATCATCTCGATGCCCGGTACTCCGTCGGCGAGATCCTTGAGCATCCAGTCGAAGTTGGCTCGCTGCTGGATCACTTGTGGTCCCTCTCGTCGTCGGCCTCGATACGGGCCGGCTCGGTGGTCGGCTGGCTGAGTGCGGTCGGGTCCATGTCGCCCTTGAGTCCCTCCCAGAACGCCTCGACCCAGAGCCCCGGTTCGGGCTCCTTCGTCTCGGGCTCCGGGTCGCGCACCGGCGTCGCCCAGGCGGGCCGGGTCTCACGGGCCTCCCGCTCGGCCCGTTCGGCGGCGGCCTGTTCGGCGAGCCGCTGGCTGAGCGGGATCTTGACGCGGCTGCGCCGCTGCGGCAGCCCGCCGGCGGTCCACTCGGTGACCTCGGGGACCTCGTCCTCCATGGACACGCCGGCCGGGATGCGCGGGCTGGTGGGACGACGCCGCTTCGGGGCGCGCTTGGGACCTTCGATGTCGCCGAGGTCGAGCTTGGGCGCCGCGGTGGCGCCGACGCCGTGGGCGAGGCCGGGCGCAGGGTCGTTCGTCATCATCACGCGCGGCACGACCAGGACGGCGCGGACACCGCCGTACGCCGAGGAGCGCAGCGAGATCTGCATGTCGTACGTCTTGCACAGGCGGCCGACGACGGCGAGGCCAAGGCGCGGGGACTCGCCGAGGTCCTGGAGGTCGACACCGGCCTTGGCGCGCTCCAGCATGTTCTCGGTCTTGGCGCGGGCCTCCTCGCTGAGGCTGACGCCGGCGTCCTCGATCTCGATGGCGATGCCGGTCTGCACCTCGGTCGCGGTGACATGGACCTTGGTCTGCGGGGGCGAGTAGCGCGTGGCGTTGTCGAGGAGTTCGGCGCAGGCGTGGATGATCGGCTCGACGGAGGTGCCACCGATGTTGACCTTGGCGATCGAGTCCAGTGAGATGCGCCGGTATTCGAGGATGCGGGACATGGCGCCGCGCAGCACGCTGTACAGCGGGACGGGCGCCGGCCACTGACGGCCCGGACGTCCGCCGCCGAGCACGGAGATCGAGTCGGCCAGGCGGCCGATCAGCGCGGTGCCGTGGTCGATGCGCAGCAGGTCGTCGAAGACCTCGGGGTTACGGCCGTGGTCCTCCTCCATCTCGCGGAGTTCGTTGGCCTGTTGGTGCACGATCGCCTGGACTCGGCGGGCGATGCTGACGAAGGAGCGCTGCGAGGAGTCCCGCATGGCGTCCTCGGTGTCGACGATGTCGAGCATCCGCTTGAGCAACGCCACCTGGGCTTCGGACAGTTCGCCGTAGGAGGGGTCGATGTTGCCGAGTTGGCGAATCACCTCCGTGGGGGAGTTGCCGCCGCGCAGGTAGTAGATGGCGGTCGGCGTGATCTCGTGCCCCAGGCGGTGCAACTCCTGCTCGTGTCCGGCGAGGCGCCGTTCCAGATACGCACTGTGACGGGCGCTCGTCTCGCGCAGGATCCGCAGGGCGCGGCCTCGTCGTACCGCTTCGGCCGCCGTGACGATCACCAGGAGCGTGGCGACGGCGCCGCACCAGACGACGGCCGCCCGGGCCGGCACGGCCACCATGGCGACCGCTGCTCCGGTGGCCCCGGCCATCAGTATGGCGGGCAGCAACAGCACGCGCGCGTAAGGAAGTTCACGGCGCTGGGGAGGGGATTGAACACTCACCATGTAGGCCCTCTGAAAGAGATCGGCTGGGTGTCTGGGGAGCTTGCAAGTGGGGTACGTATAGGACTGCACTGAATCTTCGGTATTTTTTGGGAACAAGCGCACGAATAAGCCTCAACTCGGTGCGCTGCGGGCGAGCTTAGTCCGACCGGATCATCGCCGTGTCATATTCAGCAAGCACCTGAAACGGGGCGGGTCCAAGGAGTACCCTCGGCTCCATTTACACGCCTCGGATTCATTCGAACACGGCGCGTCACGACGTACGGGCATACGAAAACACTCACCGTGACGAGTGAAGAGGCGGGCGGGGACCGGCTTCAGCCCCGGTCGGTCAGACGCCCGCGATCCGCAGGGCCGCGTCCGCCGTGGCCTCCGCGAAGACCGACACCGGGCGCTCGGGGTCGGAGCGGTGCACCAGGATCACACCCTCGATCAAGCCGAACAACAGGTCCGTACGGAGATCGAGCCCACTCTTGGCGAGCGCACCCCCGGCAGTCGTGGCGGCGAGCAACTGCCGGTAGGCGTCCTTGAGTTCGGCGCGCACGGCATGGAAGCCGGCGAACCGCTCGGCGCGCACCTCGGGCAGCAGATACAGCCCGCCGAGATTGTGCGGGCCGCCGCACAGCAGCTCCACGTCGGTCCGGCACAGGTCCCACAGCCGGTCCTCGGGCGGGGTCGCGTCGTCGGCGAGGAGCTGCCTGGCGTACGTCAGCGAGGGCGTGACCGTGGACTCCAGGAGCTCGGCGAGCAGCTCCTCCTTGCCGGAGACGTAGTGGTACATCGAGGCCTGCCGCATGCCCGCGCGCTCGGCGACCGCACGGGTGGTGGTGGCCGCGTAGCCATGGGTGGTGAACAACTCGGCAGCTGCCGCGAGCAGTTCCTCGCGCGGCTGCAGACCGCTGTCCGGCCGCTGCGCGGCCCGCGGCCTGCCGACCCGGCGGCCGACTCCTCCACCCGGCGTTCCCATGCGCTCGATCCTCGCACACGGCCGGCCGGGCGACCGCCAGGCGACCGCCGGGCGACCACGACGCGACCTCCGTGAGGGCTCGGTAACCGAGCGGCAACACACGGGCAATGCCCGCGACCCGCCCGCCTCCTAATTTCTGTCGGGCGACAGAAATACCGCAGCCGATCAACAGCCGATCAACGCCGGAACAGAAAACCCCGGAGCCGGAGGTCCCGCCATGGCGACAGCGACCACATACGGAGCCCGCGACCACGCCCGCGCCCAGGAGGGCGCACGCGCCGAGGCCATGCCCGTCGTGCCGTCCGCCGACTGGCCCGACCCGCCCTGCGAGGCGGGCCACCTGGTCTGGGCCGAGACGGTGGCGGGCGGCAACTACACCCACCGGGTGCTGGCCCGCGGTACGGAGCTGCGCCTGACCGACCTGCGCGGCGACGCCTGCGCCCACCTCGTGCTGCTCGTGGCCGACCGGCCCTGGGAGCGGCTGAACGTCGCCGACACGGTGAAGGTCCAGTGGAACGCCTACCTCGGTGAGGGCCGGCTGCTGCTGTCCGACCAGGGCCGGGTCCTGGCGTCGGTCGTAGCCGACACCTCCGGGCGGCACGACGCGCTGTGCGGCACCTCCAGCCTCGTACGCAACACCGAGCGGTACGGCGACGGCACCCCCCAGTCCGCCTCCCCTGCGGGCCGCGAGCTGCTGAAGCTGGCTGCCGCGAAGAACGGCCTGCAGCCGCGCGACCTGCCGCCGTCGCTGTCCTTCTTCCAGGGCGTCGAGGTGCGCGAGGACGGCACCCTGGACTTCACCGGCTCCGTCGGCCCCGGCGGCACCGTCACGCTCCGCGCCGAGCAGGACCTCACCGTCCTGATCGTCAACGTGCCGCACCCGGCCGACCCGCGCCCCGACTACGTCAGCACCCCGCTGGAGGTCCTCGCCTGGCGCGCCGCGCCGACCGCACCGGGCGACGCGCTGTGGGAGGCCACGCCCGAGGGCCGCCGCGCCTTCCTGAACACCGCCGAATTCCTTGCCGCGAGGGGGCTCTCATGAGCACGCCGACGACCGTGTCCTCGACCGTCATTCCGGCACGCGCCGCCTGGTCGTCCGTCATCCGCACGGGCGAGACGCTGACCATCACCGACCTGCACGGCAACCAGGCCGTCGACTTCCTCGTGTACGACGCCCACGACACATCGGTCCGCTACAGCGCCCCCGACACCATCCACGCGCAGGGCACCATCTTCCTGACCACGGGCAGCGTGCTGATGTCCAACGAGCACACCCCGCTGATGACCGTGGCCGCCGACGAGGTGGGCCGCCACGACACGGTCGGCGGGGCCTGCTCCAAGGAGTCGAACACCCTCCGGTACGGGCACCACACCTGGTCCCAGCACGCGTGCGTGGACAACTTCCTCGCCGAGGGCGCGCGGCACGGCCTCGGCAAGCGCGACCTCGTCTCCAACATCAACTGGTACATGAACGTGCCCGTCGAGAAGGACGGCACCCTCGGGATCGTCGACGGCCTCTCGGCACCGGGCCGGAAGGTCGCCCTGCGCGCCGAGCGCGACGTTCTCGTGCTGGTCTCCAACTGCCCCCAGATCAACAACCCCTGCAACGGCTTCGAACCGACGGCCGTGGAGATGACGA
It encodes:
- a CDS encoding urea amidolyase associated protein UAAP1 codes for the protein MATATTYGARDHARAQEGARAEAMPVVPSADWPDPPCEAGHLVWAETVAGGNYTHRVLARGTELRLTDLRGDACAHLVLLVADRPWERLNVADTVKVQWNAYLGEGRLLLSDQGRVLASVVADTSGRHDALCGTSSLVRNTERYGDGTPQSASPAGRELLKLAAAKNGLQPRDLPPSLSFFQGVEVREDGTLDFTGSVGPGGTVTLRAEQDLTVLIVNVPHPADPRPDYVSTPLEVLAWRAAPTAPGDALWEATPEGRRAFLNTAEFLAARGLS
- a CDS encoding sensor histidine kinase — translated: MVSVQSPPQRRELPYARVLLLPAILMAGATGAAVAMVAVPARAAVVWCGAVATLLVIVTAAEAVRRGRALRILRETSARHSAYLERRLAGHEQELHRLGHEITPTAIYYLRGGNSPTEVIRQLGNIDPSYGELSEAQVALLKRMLDIVDTEDAMRDSSQRSFVSIARRVQAIVHQQANELREMEEDHGRNPEVFDDLLRIDHGTALIGRLADSISVLGGGRPGRQWPAPVPLYSVLRGAMSRILEYRRISLDSIAKVNIGGTSVEPIIHACAELLDNATRYSPPQTKVHVTATEVQTGIAIEIEDAGVSLSEEARAKTENMLERAKAGVDLQDLGESPRLGLAVVGRLCKTYDMQISLRSSAYGGVRAVLVVPRVMMTNDPAPGLAHGVGATAAPKLDLGDIEGPKRAPKRRRPTSPRIPAGVSMEDEVPEVTEWTAGGLPQRRSRVKIPLSQRLAEQAAAERAEREARETRPAWATPVRDPEPETKEPEPGLWVEAFWEGLKGDMDPTALSQPTTEPARIEADDERDHK
- a CDS encoding DUF742 domain-containing protein → MTPPQRRRRHPKEETPPPPLPAKEGKAPERLYVVAGPDGERADIDLVTLIVARADPPPSATPEQTAMLRLCTAPLSVAELSAYLSLPFSVVTVLLTEMLTAELVQARAPIVRQALPDRSLLEAVMHGLQRL
- a CDS encoding urea amidolyase associated protein UAAP2 translates to MSTPTTVSSTVIPARAAWSSVIRTGETLTITDLHGNQAVDFLVYDAHDTSVRYSAPDTIHAQGTIFLTTGSVLMSNEHTPLMTVAADEVGRHDTVGGACSKESNTLRYGHHTWSQHACVDNFLAEGARHGLGKRDLVSNINWYMNVPVEKDGTLGIVDGLSAPGRKVALRAERDVLVLVSNCPQINNPCNGFEPTAVEMTITAADAVEGEGA
- a CDS encoding roadblock/LC7 domain-containing protein, with translation MIQQRANFDWMLKDLADGVPGIEMIVVLSADGLRIARYGGDPDAADRVAAACAGLQSLAGAVAHEIPGSDGRMKLVIIEINGGYFYLMAAGANAYLAVLSDVVAEPGLMSNRMRDLVVRIGAHLTSPPRRNGQTV
- a CDS encoding TetR/AcrR family transcriptional regulator, translating into MGTPGGGVGRRVGRPRAAQRPDSGLQPREELLAAAAELFTTHGYAATTTRAVAERAGMRQASMYHYVSGKEELLAELLESTVTPSLTYARQLLADDATPPEDRLWDLCRTDVELLCGGPHNLGGLYLLPEVRAERFAGFHAVRAELKDAYRQLLAATTAGGALAKSGLDLRTDLLFGLIEGVILVHRSDPERPVSVFAEATADAALRIAGV
- a CDS encoding GTP-binding protein, which produces MDFKGSDTIPGPRSEDHLPHSAQAAVKIVIVGGFGVGKTTMVGSVSEIRPLTTEETMTQAGVGVDDNYGSDTKTATTVAMDFGRISITEQLVLYLFGTPGQERFWFLWNGLFEGALGAVVLIDTRRLEVSFDVIGRLEERGVPFVVAVNSFPDGPRYPIDDLRSALDLADEIPIIECDARRRASSRDVLMTLMRFLHSLALTGALT